In Asterias rubens chromosome 10, eAstRub1.3, whole genome shotgun sequence, the following proteins share a genomic window:
- the LOC117295408 gene encoding protein piccolo-like isoform X4, whose translation MDSLAFSQTDLGTQGDGPCFMVMNSQLEHSEDVPDMKDVILRNAETSGPYKQRMLWELTALRGTQPSPVLVTGRVPEEKSYFGKTNVDVRTDEVTVRTKPRSQPTDQQQNPASNHVSPDQGDAQQENAAGDQGGDAAGGGGEGAAGGAGGAGGGDDGNGGQGGDRVEEEDEEEHEETGEETSQDTNSSNSPVPKLVAAPVLNTPPRTVRVKEILQEESPAVSSDPQQSEEDPGPGSERGGAVSDAPTAVVGDSNEEDQGAVTSPSPPREEPRPPGELPIMDPPVRIPKKRTSDSHSSSLSSNSGSHHSSSYLASHDSASSSLLSSLTSSSSCSSSGLQATSSLKFTHIKDHPSKSSISPSLRQDVDSLRQDEDGDAERDYPQSSQQDLFSEVTEERKEDVLGGGYHSEQYVHRPAGESVLVNETSTSDDASITIVQPSPEAWGTVIANTPPDKIEQYSRSTHSSAAPTSRGDSDHSPSTPSVTLGSLHLSGQQALSQDSIGSIVPPTLGAYGPVPGLIPSTPTQQDEEEPMELSLQDDDADDAMTTHAPKAHKSTRQEADDDEDGIPKWQQVLNQEELLAKSRSSSRSSNRTSLSQQSSESSSGRSSAVWKGQQSESFQAWQPSAQVTTSATSDENPRSRPPSTTVGRTTEESDTARRKKQDQGDIADKPRSASALDRRLEKEPHVQKQKSQSQPEAPLTIPQLQDEKPPCKALERSVRPSMPQSHQDPSNTKTASKQNVEKVSSSQEEKMQTDQRGSGRRGSSDEWLLHYTPTQTETETDAEEQTRKRFRQPAHPTQQPEAAPSTSRHPQDPVAVLKTSEVATHTLMSFTDTASSDAKKNTHAAASQAVDEQRMKSPSGDDKLKQDPQSKGGSMPGVMSQSTDATEYSSIDFHLSLPMDGGFRPIGGPTLPSMVSREKRMSSRPPVRHSTPIMDEDESLDRDPALRRADAPAEHQANLHDGKEAPPRLVKTGTLTLCTDPDTQESTQMPDFQLARPEDSNKMLKAAYESPSKKSTSVFSKVQATKTAASPPKVKGRPSLTAKCSESDDLFVFSQKAPKKSYKEPEAAVLEGQKELEDEDDEETIPFSFLEKEDDNVEMIQGGRKGADQRTARGQEKQKPRRETSRRGPEKTPEKPRTPSSNRLTRSGRKRTVPEGKPEEKGQPKRTTKRAKFADEVVESRRTSSAGRRDPYDFSDSQSNKTPSPMKKTAGQPTSTKEKPTPQSSLSRRAQPQIEPKPKHRVEFDTTATASSPGMPPKTVTPVRGKGQASKSTPATRTPSARGRRTPSSRGKRTPTSRARHASPQVQAQLADESSPEITTEKPVREKEGVKFRKSPRKRPPKEPVKSPEDKPSENPPPPQKTITRHTIVGIYRRTRVELHSDGKVIKSWETEKQMEPPVETVEEEESLDTPSPARSGSSLTSGSLGDISSLYSKTSSSTPSLAKSLSGSTLSKQSSFSSISRTSSKMGSPGSDKSTPSLTRSLSSPASDKSIGKKGEKVSPSSPRRVSLTRSKTHPATRSSSSSDGEARSTKTIFQKPQQTPRRKINQQQSSDFAKRLSVTAPEDSRSPEERSPQRERIPAATVVKLVQSSQPDVTLEKENEEDQSPKLETRTSRRQTRGDTSSLSPAPVASPSGRTDSKPREKVVSTPDSTRSSPRRKVTSASRKTSPSPSSQKRQSTPPQQSTRPLTSEPSTSQPLETLHEPPPGETLPVVEGDVALLLPGLKVYTKWLDGFWYPGTILHQERLSRYLIEFDDGDHRSVNEADIIIKEWLSRGQTVMAEDRDGYYYAGTVVGYYKDPDKGTSGYVIEQTVSRETSRYERQRVILTKDQAASLVSSASNSSSTSGNNVISLDNVVYNKRTRVRSRLLDTPGSSKAEKLKQQSPQQPEKTTPSRQAVKRKLVASEEQGRKGTPSPRKRGRPAKKAAAATAAALPSPDLTTSPRRSPRKHQQQENQPAAGSPPIAVHMGGVPKLTTLFRNHAFLVTHGEVKRQTLKEKSSSDSTDGSSGDDEVETVPFDRAYAITQIQSGGGLVLSDFNKSQITKMKVLLISNTHCRTKKYFQALAAGIPCISHLWLRDCCKTERLQNHKNYLLPAGDSIEENTLMEIQPNRSILAGMSIYMVSDYEGVQNSWRSILIAAGCHIVSKIPSHLDFTKNPDLCLDCDVIVTDPSCPRSLLHRAHSLKIPMVSCEWVIQCLINGVRVPYRGHAKYEWNYREKPPR comes from the exons ATGGACAGCCTGGCATTCAGCCAGACGGACCTTGGCACTCAAGGGGATGGGCCCTGCTTCATGGtcatgaactcccagcttgaaCACTCCGAAGACGTCCCCGACATGAAAGATGTCATTCTGAGAAATGCAGAGACAAGTGGGCCTTATAAGCAGAGAATGCTGTGGGAGTTGACTGCACTCAGAGGAACCCAGCCAAGCCCGGTTCTG GTAACTGGTAGAGTCCCCGAAGAAAAATCAtattttggaaaaacaaacgTTGACGTTCGTACCGATGAAGTAACAGTACGCACAAAGCCAAGGTCACAACCAACAGACCAGCAACAAAATCCTGCCTCGAATCACGTCTCGCCAGACCAAGGAGATGCTCAACAGGAGAACGCTGCTGGGGATCAGGGCGGTGACGCCGCGGGGGGTGGTGGAGAGGGTGCAGCTGGTGGTGCAGGAGGGGCTGGAGGAGGCGACGATGGGAATGGCGGTCAGGGAGGAGACAGGGTAGAGGAGGAAGATGAAGAAGAGCATGAGGAAACTGGAGAGGAGACATCTCAAGACACCAATAGCAGTAACAG CCCTGTTCCCAAGCTGGTAGCAGCCCCAGTATTGAACACACCACCAAGGACCGTGAGAGTGAAAGAAATCTTGCAAGAGGAAAGTCCAGCCGTGTCATCTG ATCCACAACAGAGTGAAGAGGACCCAGGACCAGGCAGTGAGCGAGGCGGTGCAGTAAGTGATGCTCCTACTGCCGTCGTTGGGGATTCAAATGAGGAAGATCAAGGAGCAGTTACTTCCCCATCACCACCGAGAGAAGAACCAAGACCCCCGGGGGAACTTCCCATCATGGATCCACCCGTACGGATACCCAAGAAGAGGACCTCag ACAGCCACTCAAGTAGTCTGAGCAGTAATAGTGGCAGCCATCATTCCAGTAGTTATCTAGCCTCACATGACAGTGCATCAAGCAGTCTACTCAGCTCATTGACATCCAGCTCATCTTGTAGTAGTAGTGGATTGCAGGCTACTTCATCATT AAAATTCACTCATATCAAAGACCACCCATCCAAATCTTCCATCTCTCCATCGCTCCGTCAAGATGTTGATTCCTTGAGACAAGACGAAGATGGAGATGCTGAGAGAGATTATCCTCAGTCATCCCAGCAAGATTTGTTCTCAGAGGTGACTGAGGAGAGAAAAG AAGACGTTTTGGGCGGTGGATACCACAGTGAGCAGTATGTCCATCGGCCAGCAGGGGAGAGTGTCTTAGTGAATGAGACAAGTACATCAGATGATGCCTCTATCACTATCGTCCAACCATCACCAGAGGCTTGGGGGACAGTCATCGCTAATACACCTCCAGACAAGATAG AGCAATACTCCCGAAGCACCCATTCCTCTGCAGCGCCTACCAGCAGAGGGGACAGTGATCATTCCCCTAGTACGCCCTCAGTAACCCTAGGTAGTCTACACCTATCAGGGCAACAAGCGTTATCCCAGGACAGCATCGGGTCCATTGTGCCTCCAACGTTGGGGGCATATGGACCCGTTCCTGGGCTGATTCCAAGTACACCCACTCAGCAAGATG aggaaGAGCCAATGGAACTCAGTCTTCAAGATGATGATGCTGATGATGCCATGACAACGCATGCTCCTAAAGCGCATAAGAGCACTAGACAGGAAGCAGATGATGACGAAGATGGA ATTCCTAAATGGCAACAAGTTCTGAATCAAGAGGAGTTGCTCGCCAAGTCTCGGTCCAGCAGTAGATCAAGCAACAGGACGTCATTATCACAGCAATCATCAGAATCGTCATCAGGCAGATCCTCAGCTGTGTGGAAAGGACAGCAGTCTGAATCCTTTCAG GCCTGGCAACCGAGCGCTCAAGTGACTACCTCAGCGACATCCGATGAGAACCCCAGGAGTAGACCGCCCTCAACAACAGTTGGTCGAACTACCGAAGAATCTGACACTGCAAGAAGAAAGAAACAAGATCAGGGAGATATCGCTGATAAACCTAGGTCTGCAAGTGCCTTGGATAGAAGGCTGGAAAAGGAGCCTCATGTACAGAAACAAAAGTCACAAAGTCAG CCGGAGGCTCCACTAACCATTCCTCAGTTGCAAGATGAGAAGCCCCCCTGTAAGGCTCTTGAAAGAAGTGTCCGCCCCTCAATGCCTCAAAGCCACCAAGATCCAAGCAATACCAAGACAGCGAGCAAGCAGAATGTGGAGAAAGTATCGTCATCTCAGGAGGAGAAGATGCAGACGGATCAGAGAGGAAGCGGGAGGAGGGGTTCATCTGATGAATGGCTGCTCCACTATACCCCTACACAGACGGAGACGGAGACTGACGCGGAAGAGCAGACCAGAAAGAGGTTTAGGCAACCAG CTCATCCGACCCAACAACCTGAAGCCGCGCCATCTACCTCAAGACATCCTCAAGATCCTGTAGCAGTCTTGAAGACTTCTGAAGTTGCTACTCATACCCTGATGAGCTTCACTGATACCGCCTCATCTGATGCCAAGAAGAATACTCATG CAGCAGCCTCTCAAGCAGTAGATGAACAGAGAATGAAATCACCAAGTGGTGATGACAAATTGAAACAAGACCCTCAGTCAAAAGGTGGTTCTATGCCTGGTGTGATGTCTCAGAGTACGGACGCTACAGAATACTCCA GTATTGACTTCCATCTGAGCCTTCCTATGGACGGAGGCTTCAGGCCTATCGGAGGTCCAACCCTACCCTCAATGGTCAGCCGAGAGAAACGGATGTCGTCCCGTCCACCAGTCCGACATAGTACACCTATAATGGATGAGGATGAGAGCTTAGATCGGGACCCGGCACTCCGCAGAGCTGATGCACCAGCAGAGCACCAGGCAAATCTTCATGATGGG AAGGAGGCTCCTCCAAGATTAGTCAAGACTGGTACTCTGACTCTCTGTACAGATCCAGACACACAGGAAAGCACACAGATGCCAGACTTTCAGCTAGCAA GACCTGAAGATTCCAACAAGATGTTGAAAGCAGCTTATGAGAGTCCGAGCAAGAAGTCAACGTCCGTCTTCTCAAAGGTCCAGGCAACAAAGACGGCTGCCAGTCCACCCAAGGTCAAAGGTCGTCCTTCACTAACTGCAAAGTGCAGCGAAAG cgaTGATCTGTTTGTATTCTCTCAGAAAGCTCCTAAGAAGTCATATAAGGAACCTGAAGCAGCAGTTCTAGAAGGACAGAAGGAACTTGAGGATGAGGATGATGAGGAGACTATTCCATTTAGTTTCCTGGAGAAAGAAGATGACAATGTAGAGATGATCCAGGGAGGGAGGAAAGGGGCAGACCAACGGACGGCTAGAGGACAGGAGAAACAGAAGCCTCGGAGAGAGACCAGCAGAAGAGGTCCAGAGAAGACTCCAGAAAAACCGAGGACACCTTCAAGCAACAGACTGACGAGAAGTGGTCGGAAGAGGACCGTACCAGAAGGGAAGCCAGAGGAAAAGGGTCAACCGAAGAGAACGACAAAAAGAGCTAAGTTTGCTGATGAAGTGGTTGAATCGAGGAGGACATCCTCTGCTGGGAGGAGAGACCCATACGACTTTTCGGACTCACAATCGAACAAAACACCATCGCCGATGAAGAAAACTGCTGGCCAGCCAACATCGACGAAGGAAAAGCCTACCCCACAAAGTTCTCTCTCACGAAGAGCACAACCTCAAATAGAGCCGAAACCCAAACATAGGGTTGAATTTGATACCACAGCGACTGCATCTTCACCTGGAATGCCACCAAAGACTGTAACACCCGTCAGAGGGAAAGGTCAAGCCTCTAAGTCGACCCCAGCCACAAGGACGCCATCAGCACGAGGTAGACGGACCCCATCGAGTCGAGGGAAGAGGACCCCGACCTCCCGAGCAAGGCATGCGTCCCCGCAAGTCCAAGCCCAATTAGCTGATGAATCCTCCCCTGAGATTACGACAGAGAAGCCCGTCAGAGAGAAAGAGGGAGTGAAGTTCAGGAAGTCACCTCGTAAAAGGCCGCCCAAAGAGCCAGTGAAATCA CCGGAGGATAAACCCAGTGAGAATCCCCCACCACCTCAGAAGACGATTACACGCCACACCATAGTTGGTATCTACCGGAGAACTCGGGTTGAGCTTCATAGTGATGGCAAAGTGATTAAGTCGTGGGAAACAGAG AAACAAATGGAGCCACCTGTGGAGACTGTTGAAGAGGAAGAAAGTCTTGATACTCCTTCCCCCGCTCGCTCTGGCAGCTCCTTAACGTCTGGCTCCTTGGGTGACATCAGCTCTCTGTACTCCAAGACGTCTTCCAGCACCCCCAGCCTCGCCAAGAGTCTCAGTGGAAGCACTCTGTCCAAACAAAGCAGCTTCTCTAGCATCTCCCGTACCAGCAGCAAGATGGGCTCGCCGGGATCAGACAAGAGCACTCCAAGCCTGACGAGAAGTTTGAGCTCCCCTGCATCGGATAAAAGTATCGGGAAGAAGGGGGAGAAGGTAAGCCCTTCAAGTCCAAGAAGGGTGTCATTGACGAGGAGTAAGACTCACCCTGCTACAAGGTCGTCTAGCAGCAGCGACGGCGAGGCTCGGTCAACAAAGACCATCTTCCAGAAGCCACAGCAGACTCCAAGACGAAAGATTAACCAACAGCAGTCCTCGGACTTTGCCAAAAGGCTGTCCGTAACTGCTCCCGAAGACTCCAGGAGTCCAGAAGAACGCTCGCCTCAAAGAGAAAGAATACCGGCAGCAACAGTCGTCAAACTTGTGCAGTCGTCCCAACCAGATGTTACTTTGGAGAAAGAGAATGAAGAAGATCAATCACCTAAGTTGGAAACTCGAACATCAAGAAGGCAGACGAGGGGAGATACTTCCTCCTTGTCACCAGCGCCCGTCGCCTCACCATCTGGTAGGACAGATTCTAAACCAAGGGAAAAAGTGGTATCTACACCAGACTCAACAAGAAGCTCCCCAAGGAGAAAAG TAACAAGTGCATCCCGGAAAACATCGCCGTCCCCTTCAAGTCAGAAGAGACAGTCCACCCCTCCACAACAATCAACCAGGCCACTGACCTCTGAACCCTCCACTTCCCAACCACTGGAAACATTACATGAGCCACCACCGGGTGAGACTCTACCAGTAGTTGAAGGGGATGTTGCTTTGTTGTTACCTGGACTGAAAGTTTACACCAAGTGGTTGGATGGGTTTTGGTATCCGGGTACAATCCTCCACCAAGAAAGACTGTCGAG GTACCTGATAGAGTTTGACGATGGAGATCATCGATCAGTCAACGAGGCGGATATCATCATCAAGGAATGGCTGAGTAGAGGTCAGACGGTGATGGCGGAGGACCGAGATGGGTACTACTACGCAGGGACGGTCGTTGGTTATTACAAAGACCCCGATAAGGGTACCAGCGGGTACGTGATAGAGCAGACTGTTTCTCGGGAGACGTCCAGGTATGAACGGCAGAGGGTGATTCTTACTAAAGACCAGGCAGCGAGTCTTGTGAGTAGTGCCAGTAACAGCAGCAGCACCAGTGGAAATAATGTCATCAGTTTGG ATAATGTTGTGTACAACAAGCGGACGAGAGTACGAAGTCGTCTTCTAGACACTCCGGGGAGCAGCAAGGCAGAGAAACTAAAGCAGCAGTCGCCACAGCAACCAGAGAAGACAACGCCATCACGTCAAGCTGTCAAGAGGAAGCTGGTGGCATCAGAAGAACAGGGAAGAAAGGGAACACCATCCCCGAGGAAAAGAGGACGCCCAGCCAAGAAAG cagcagcagcaacagcagcagcactCCCCAGTCCTGATCTTACTACAAGCCCACGCCGCTCTCCGCGTAAACACCAGCAGCAAGAGAATCAACCTGCAGCAGGCTCGCCCCCGATCGCAGTCCACATGGGAGGTGTCCCAAAGCTAACCACTCTGTTCCGCAATCACGCCTTCCTTGTCACCCACGGTGAGGTAAAAAGACAAACCCTCAAAGAGAAATCTTCCTCGGATTCTACGGATGGCAGCAGCGGAGATG atgAGGTCGAGACAGTGCCTTTCGATCGCGCCTACGCCATCACGCAGATACAGAGTGGAGGGGGACTGGTTCTCTCTGATTTCAACAAGTCACAG